One genomic segment of Microbacterium sp. ProA8 includes these proteins:
- a CDS encoding phosphoribosylaminoimidazolesuccinocarboxamide synthase, producing MTATPTPTTELSGWRHAYSGKVRDLYVPADTPEGARPARMLVVASDRVSAFDHVLSPGIAGKGELLTTLSLWWFDQLAGADGGRSIPNHLAASHTLTRGADGEANTADDLQSLIPDAVIGRAMVVKSLDMQPIECVVRGYLTGSGWAEYRESGTVCGIELPDGLANGDRLPEPIYTPAFKAPMGEHDENISYERTIELVGAERAAELRELSLEIYTRAAATAEAHGVILADTKFEFGLDENGVMTLADEVLTSDSSRYWDAEAWASGTTPEERMASFDKQIVRDWLAANWPAPREGEPPALPADIVARTTARYRELLERLTSA from the coding sequence GTGACGGCTACCCCCACCCCCACGACCGAGCTCTCCGGCTGGCGCCACGCCTACTCCGGCAAGGTGCGCGACCTCTACGTCCCGGCGGACACGCCGGAGGGCGCCCGCCCCGCGCGCATGCTCGTCGTGGCGAGCGACCGCGTCAGCGCGTTCGACCACGTGCTCTCCCCGGGGATCGCGGGCAAGGGCGAGCTGCTCACCACCCTCAGCCTGTGGTGGTTCGACCAGCTCGCGGGCGCGGACGGCGGCCGCAGCATCCCGAACCATCTCGCCGCGTCGCACACGCTCACGCGCGGTGCCGACGGCGAGGCGAACACCGCCGACGATCTGCAGAGCCTGATTCCGGATGCCGTCATCGGCCGTGCGATGGTCGTGAAGAGTCTCGACATGCAGCCGATCGAGTGCGTCGTGCGCGGCTACCTCACCGGCTCGGGCTGGGCGGAGTATCGCGAGAGCGGCACCGTGTGCGGCATCGAGCTGCCCGATGGACTGGCGAACGGCGACCGGCTGCCCGAGCCGATCTACACGCCCGCCTTCAAGGCGCCGATGGGCGAGCACGACGAGAACATCTCGTACGAGCGCACCATCGAGCTCGTCGGCGCAGAACGTGCGGCGGAGCTGCGCGAGCTGTCGCTCGAGATCTACACCCGCGCGGCGGCGACGGCCGAGGCGCACGGGGTGATCCTCGCCGACACCAAGTTCGAGTTCGGGCTCGACGAGAACGGCGTGATGACGCTCGCCGACGAGGTGCTCACGAGCGATTCGTCACGGTACTGGGATGCCGAAGCCTGGGCGTCGGGCACGACTCCCGAGGAGCGCATGGCGAGCTTCGACAAGCAGATCGTGCGCGACTGGCTCGCCGCGAACTGGCCCGCTCCGCGCGAGGGCGAGCCCCCGGCGCTTCCGGCCGACATCGTGGCGCGCACGACCGCCCGCTATCGCGAGCTGCTCGAGCGCCTCACTTCCGCCTGA
- a CDS encoding PadR family transcriptional regulator, whose translation MIDATPSREVADTVPDASGRVAPAVARLTPLGVAVLALLSEGDMHPYEMIRLMHLRRDDRLVTITNGTVYHTVARLERAGLIAEVGVDRNGNRPERTTYTQTDAGAAAVLEWVRRELPRVDHPVEFRVALAEAHGLDREEALALLHTRRTALAEAHAALVEGHRQARAKGVPEQYLLEIAREEALLQAELSWMDATLPRIADPDFAWGPDATPSERYLAQRKAARQ comes from the coding sequence GTGATCGACGCCACGCCCTCACGTGAGGTGGCGGACACCGTGCCTGACGCATCGGGGCGCGTGGCCCCGGCCGTCGCCCGCCTGACCCCGCTCGGGGTCGCCGTGCTCGCTCTCTTGAGCGAGGGCGACATGCACCCGTACGAGATGATCCGGCTGATGCACCTCCGCCGCGACGACCGCCTGGTCACCATCACCAACGGCACGGTGTACCACACGGTCGCGCGCCTCGAGCGAGCCGGCCTCATCGCCGAGGTCGGCGTCGACCGCAACGGCAACCGCCCCGAGCGCACCACCTATACGCAGACGGATGCCGGAGCCGCCGCCGTCCTGGAATGGGTGCGGCGCGAGCTGCCCCGCGTCGACCATCCGGTCGAGTTCCGCGTCGCGCTCGCCGAAGCGCACGGCCTCGATCGCGAGGAGGCTCTCGCACTTCTGCACACCCGGCGCACGGCACTCGCGGAGGCGCATGCCGCTCTCGTCGAGGGCCACCGCCAGGCGCGCGCCAAGGGCGTGCCGGAGCAGTACCTCCTCGAGATCGCGCGCGAAGAGGCGCTGCTCCAAGCCGAGCTGTCCTGGATGGATGCGACCCTCCCGCGGATCGCGGACCCCGACTTCGCCTGGGGCCCCGACGCGACCCCGTCAGAGCGCTATCTCGCCCAGAGAAAGGCAGCACGCCAGTGA
- a CDS encoding DHA2 family efflux MFS transporter permease subunit translates to MTDASTGSATGDGGATRTAGAASATASAAHPPTGAYAAGHKPRSPWPALWALVIGFFMILVDTTIVSVANPAIKAALDPETNNLDNVVWVTSAYLLAYAVPLLITGRLGDRFGPKNIYLIGLSVFTLASLWCGLSGTLEMLIVARAVQGLGAALMTPQTMAVITRTFPPDRRGAAMGLWGATAGVATLVGPLAGGLLVDGLGWEWIFFINIPVGVIAFVLAWMLVPRLETHPHRFDIVGVVLSAVGLFLIVFGLQEGEKYDWAPWVWAMIGGGVVVMAMFVWTQARTKSEPLVPLPLFRERNFSVSNLAISMVGFTVTSMSLPLMFFIQLARGLTPTESALLLIPMAVLSGVLAPFAGRLLDRTDPRFLLVPGLLLVAGSLFWYASLMNTDTPIWMFLLPSALMGIGNAGMWGPLATTATRNLSPRQAGAGAGIYNTTRTIGSVIGSASIAAFMQARLEANLPGAADAAGGFGEGTLPPVVVDGFSQAMAQAILLPAVVMLAGVVVVLFLRRPKATSNEDWQAAQGADSAA, encoded by the coding sequence GTGACCGATGCTTCGACAGGCTCCGCAACCGGAGACGGGGGCGCGACCCGCACGGCGGGCGCGGCATCCGCAACCGCGTCGGCTGCCCACCCGCCCACCGGCGCCTATGCCGCCGGACACAAGCCGCGGAGCCCCTGGCCCGCGCTCTGGGCGCTCGTCATCGGGTTCTTCATGATCCTCGTCGACACCACGATCGTGTCGGTCGCGAACCCGGCCATCAAGGCGGCGCTCGACCCCGAGACGAACAACCTCGACAACGTCGTGTGGGTCACCTCGGCCTACCTGCTGGCCTACGCGGTGCCGCTGCTCATCACCGGCCGCCTCGGCGACCGGTTCGGCCCGAAGAACATCTACCTGATCGGGCTGTCGGTGTTCACGCTGGCCTCGCTCTGGTGCGGTCTGTCGGGAACGCTCGAGATGCTGATCGTCGCTCGCGCCGTGCAGGGTCTCGGTGCCGCGCTGATGACGCCGCAGACGATGGCGGTGATCACGCGCACGTTCCCGCCGGACCGACGCGGCGCCGCGATGGGTCTGTGGGGTGCGACGGCGGGCGTCGCCACCCTCGTCGGACCGCTGGCCGGCGGGCTGCTCGTGGACGGGCTCGGCTGGGAGTGGATCTTCTTCATCAACATCCCCGTCGGCGTCATCGCCTTCGTGCTCGCCTGGATGCTCGTGCCGAGGCTCGAGACGCACCCGCACCGCTTCGACATCGTCGGCGTGGTGCTGAGCGCCGTCGGCCTGTTCCTCATCGTGTTCGGCCTGCAGGAGGGGGAGAAGTACGACTGGGCGCCCTGGGTGTGGGCGATGATCGGGGGCGGTGTGGTCGTGATGGCGATGTTCGTCTGGACGCAGGCGCGCACCAAGAGCGAACCGCTCGTGCCCCTGCCGCTCTTCCGCGAGCGCAATTTCTCGGTCTCGAACCTCGCCATCTCGATGGTCGGGTTCACGGTGACGAGCATGTCGCTCCCGCTGATGTTCTTCATCCAGCTGGCGCGCGGCCTCACGCCGACGGAGTCCGCGCTGCTGCTCATCCCGATGGCGGTGCTGTCGGGCGTGCTGGCACCCTTCGCGGGTCGCCTGCTCGACCGTACCGACCCGCGCTTCCTGTTGGTCCCCGGCCTCCTCCTCGTGGCGGGATCGCTGTTCTGGTACGCGTCGCTGATGAACACCGACACGCCCATCTGGATGTTCCTGCTCCCGTCGGCACTGATGGGCATCGGCAACGCCGGGATGTGGGGTCCGCTCGCCACGACCGCCACCCGCAACCTGTCCCCGCGACAGGCCGGCGCCGGCGCGGGCATCTACAACACGACCCGCACGATCGGCTCGGTCATCGGATCCGCCTCGATCGCGGCGTTCATGCAGGCGCGTCTGGAGGCGAATCTACCCGGCGCGGCGGACGCCGCCGGTGGCTTCGGCGAAGGCACCCTCCCGCCCGTCGTCGTCGACGGCTTCTCGCAGGCGATGGCTCAGGCGATCCTGCTCCCCGCCGTCGTGATGCTGGCCGGGGTGGTGGTCGTGCTGTTCCTGCGCCGGCCGAAGGCCACCTCGAACGAGGACTGGCAGGCGGCCCAGGGCGCGGACTCGGCCGCGTAG
- a CDS encoding acyl-CoA desaturase, with amino-acid sequence MTDQLTGGVRATVARTPRAGNDFTDLAKIIGTSGLMRRRYGYYWTKLIGAVVVLAAAMTAFVLIGDTWWQLFTAAGLAILFTQIAMLGHDAAHRQIFVSGRWNDWTSMLLGNLLVGMSYGWWQHKHTRHHANPNKIGSDPDIELPVVSFTPDQVEQRAKQYGPLLAWVMAHQGMFFFPILLLEGLSLHASSVRRVVAREPLRRRSVEIVFLAVRIGGYLALVFFVLSPGIAAVFLAVQLGLFGVYMGMAFAPNHKGMPLVPAEVKVDFLRRQVLMSRNIRGSRFLDVVMGGLNYQIEHHLFPSMPRPHLRKASGAIRDYCVSHEVRYTETGLWESYRIVTRYINRVGLGERDPFECPLLQQRQAV; translated from the coding sequence ATGACCGACCAGCTCACCGGAGGCGTCCGCGCCACGGTCGCCCGAACGCCCCGAGCGGGCAACGACTTCACCGACCTCGCCAAGATCATCGGCACCAGCGGTCTGATGCGCCGCCGGTACGGGTACTACTGGACCAAGCTCATCGGCGCGGTCGTCGTGCTGGCGGCAGCCATGACCGCTTTCGTGCTGATCGGCGACACCTGGTGGCAGCTGTTCACGGCGGCGGGCCTGGCGATCCTGTTCACGCAGATCGCGATGCTGGGGCACGACGCCGCGCACCGGCAGATCTTCGTCTCGGGCCGCTGGAACGACTGGACGTCGATGCTGCTCGGCAACCTGCTGGTCGGGATGAGCTACGGCTGGTGGCAGCACAAGCACACGCGTCACCACGCGAATCCGAACAAGATCGGCTCCGATCCCGACATCGAGTTGCCGGTCGTGTCGTTCACCCCCGATCAGGTGGAGCAGCGCGCGAAGCAATACGGCCCCCTGCTGGCGTGGGTCATGGCCCACCAGGGGATGTTCTTCTTCCCGATCCTCCTGCTCGAGGGCTTGTCGCTGCACGCGTCCAGCGTGCGCCGCGTCGTCGCGCGGGAGCCGCTGCGCCGGCGCAGCGTCGAGATCGTCTTCCTCGCCGTGCGCATCGGCGGCTATCTGGCGCTGGTGTTCTTCGTCCTCTCGCCCGGAATCGCCGCGGTCTTCCTGGCGGTGCAGCTGGGTCTGTTCGGGGTGTACATGGGCATGGCCTTCGCCCCCAACCACAAGGGGATGCCGCTCGTGCCGGCCGAGGTGAAGGTCGACTTCCTGCGTCGGCAGGTGCTGATGAGCCGGAACATCAGGGGCAGCCGATTCCTCGACGTCGTGATGGGCGGGCTGAACTACCAGATCGAGCACCACCTGTTCCCATCGATGCCGCGTCCTCACCTGAGGAAGGCGTCCGGCGCGATCAGGGACTACTGCGTCTCCCATGAGGTGAGGTACACCGAGACGGGGCTCTGGGAGTCGTACCGGATCGTCACGCGCTACATCAACCGGGTCGGGCTCGGGGAGCGCGATCCGTTCGAGTGCCCGCTGCTGCAGCAGCGGCAGGCGGTCTGA
- a CDS encoding CPBP family intramembrane glutamic endopeptidase, translated as MANDEGESVTGSGETNTWRRFWERGGWWRALILVVGYFVLYQGASLALGPIAPSIDDTESAGYVLFFYALPIFVGGVILVLFGLSVGWLRELFGPQPIRGRGWMWIAVAVVLLFNVLRFATVDYAEVDLGFVAAWLLAGLFIGFAEEVLTRGYVVNLMRKAGHTEIAVALVSAALFAVLHAGNLLSGQPLFNTLLQLLYTFAFGICMYLTLRVTGNLIWPILLHASTDPSIFLQGTHPADGPFATIAGFGNIAVILVGLLAIIFIRGRVAVQETDAAPAVARF; from the coding sequence ATGGCAAACGACGAGGGGGAGTCCGTGACCGGTTCCGGCGAAACGAACACGTGGAGGCGCTTCTGGGAACGGGGCGGATGGTGGCGAGCACTCATCCTGGTCGTGGGATATTTCGTGCTCTACCAGGGGGCATCGCTCGCACTCGGTCCGATCGCGCCGTCGATCGACGACACCGAGAGCGCCGGCTACGTGCTCTTCTTCTACGCCCTCCCGATCTTCGTGGGCGGTGTCATCCTCGTCCTCTTCGGCCTGTCGGTCGGCTGGCTGCGCGAACTGTTCGGCCCGCAGCCGATCCGCGGCCGCGGATGGATGTGGATCGCGGTCGCCGTCGTGCTGCTGTTCAACGTCCTCCGCTTCGCGACCGTCGACTACGCCGAGGTCGACCTCGGATTTGTGGCGGCGTGGCTCCTGGCGGGGCTCTTCATCGGCTTCGCAGAGGAGGTCCTGACGCGAGGCTACGTCGTGAACCTCATGCGCAAGGCCGGGCACACCGAGATCGCGGTCGCCCTCGTGTCGGCGGCCCTCTTCGCCGTACTGCATGCCGGCAACCTGCTGTCGGGTCAGCCACTCTTCAACACACTCCTGCAGCTGCTCTACACCTTCGCGTTCGGCATCTGCATGTACCTCACCCTGCGCGTCACCGGCAACCTCATCTGGCCGATCCTGCTGCACGCGAGCACCGACCCGAGCATCTTCCTGCAGGGCACCCATCCGGCCGACGGTCCGTTCGCCACGATCGCCGGGTTCGGCAACATCGCCGTCATCCTCGTCGGGCTGCTCGCGATCATCTTCATCCGCGGCCGCGTGGCTGTGCAGGAAACGGATGCCGCACCCGCCGTCGCCCGGTTCTAG
- a CDS encoding response regulator transcription factor — MTVRVVIADDQALVRTGLRMILDAQPGIEVVGEAADGAEAVSLARRLRPDVCLLDIRMPVMDGLAATRALAGPDVADPVPVVVITTFDLDEYVYSALRAGARGFLLKDSGPTLLAEAVRAAARGDALIDPNVTVRLIEAFAGAAPEHLPLPVSPLTDREQSVLAAVARGLGNTEIGDELHISLSTVKTHLGSIMTKTGTRNRVELAIWAHERRR; from the coding sequence ATGACGGTGCGCGTAGTGATCGCCGACGACCAGGCGCTCGTGCGGACGGGGCTGCGCATGATCCTCGACGCCCAACCGGGCATCGAGGTCGTCGGCGAGGCGGCCGACGGCGCCGAGGCCGTGTCACTCGCGCGGCGGCTGCGTCCCGACGTGTGCCTGCTCGACATCCGGATGCCGGTGATGGACGGACTCGCCGCCACGCGGGCGCTGGCAGGACCCGACGTCGCCGACCCCGTGCCCGTCGTGGTGATCACGACGTTCGACCTCGACGAGTACGTGTACTCCGCACTCCGCGCGGGTGCACGCGGTTTCCTGCTCAAGGACTCCGGGCCGACGCTGCTCGCGGAGGCCGTGCGGGCGGCCGCGCGTGGCGACGCGCTCATCGACCCCAACGTCACGGTGCGGCTGATCGAGGCGTTCGCGGGTGCGGCGCCCGAGCACCTGCCGCTGCCCGTGAGTCCGCTCACCGACCGCGAGCAGTCGGTGCTCGCCGCGGTCGCACGAGGGCTCGGAAACACCGAGATCGGCGACGAGCTGCACATCTCGCTCAGCACCGTGAAGACCCATCTCGGGAGCATCATGACGAAGACCGGCACCCGCAATCGCGTCGAGCTCGCGATCTGGGCGCACGAACGACGTCGGTGA